The following coding sequences are from one Spirochaetota bacterium window:
- a CDS encoding UDP-N-acetylmuramoyl-tripeptide--D-alanyl-D-alanine ligase — MVTKLYNVCLNLGLEFYGDQDFIIKSVSTDTRKIKDGDFFIGLKGEKFDGSEFIFEINNRVSGILINDNFFQKNREKILKSFKNIIVSKNPNRDYLRLAYYDFKKNIKIFGITGSYGKTTCKYFLYKLLSSKYKVLMNEKNYNNIIGIANTLFYFVNELNITNDVSKNEDSIYDFLILEIGTNHPGEIQEIVDIIRIDYAFITCIGNTHLEFFKNKKNIFVEKVSITKNFEKDNIFFINMDDKFLKKIFKDKSFNFRKIKIEKINRSKFKIIKKLEEINIIKEKFEDSFSSFVKINNNIVRLPFIGEHNIKNFYYCYEIAKTFIDDEMLLIENINNIELPEGRANIKVIKNEYFNNLVFIEDCYNSNPDSLKIFLNWIFSNYKNFYKIIVLGDMLELGEKSEKFHKKFLLDILFRKNSLIFYVGEMFFKIFIKNEKVFNSLSFIKKFNLEKNKKIIIKNNKIIGSYFAFFNKVDDFINFFNIFINDNKDFLNLINSERMKKLFFIKGSHGINLKKFITEIYFN, encoded by the coding sequence ATGGTTACAAAACTTTACAATGTCTGTTTAAATCTTGGATTAGAATTTTATGGAGATCAAGATTTTATTATAAAATCAGTATCCACTGATACAAGGAAGATTAAGGATGGAGATTTCTTTATAGGTTTAAAGGGTGAAAAGTTTGATGGCTCAGAATTTATTTTTGAAATCAATAATAGAGTTTCAGGGATTTTAATAAATGATAATTTTTTTCAAAAAAACAGAGAAAAAATTCTAAAAAGTTTTAAAAATATAATAGTTTCAAAAAATCCTAATAGAGATTATTTAAGACTTGCATATTATGATTTTAAAAAAAATATTAAAATATTTGGAATAACTGGTTCTTATGGAAAAACTACTTGCAAGTATTTTCTTTATAAATTGTTATCAAGCAAATATAAAGTTTTAATGAATGAAAAAAACTATAATAATATAATAGGCATAGCTAATACTTTATTTTATTTTGTAAATGAATTAAATATTACTAATGATGTTTCTAAAAATGAAGATTCTATTTACGATTTCCTTATTCTTGAGATAGGAACAAATCATCCTGGTGAAATTCAAGAAATTGTAGATATTATTAGAATTGATTATGCTTTTATTACATGTATAGGTAATACTCATCTTGAATTTTTTAAAAATAAAAAAAATATTTTTGTAGAAAAAGTTTCAATAACAAAAAATTTTGAAAAAGATAATATATTTTTTATTAATATGGATGACAAATTTTTAAAAAAAATATTTAAAGATAAATCTTTTAATTTTAGAAAGATAAAAATAGAAAAAATTAATAGATCAAAATTTAAAATAATAAAAAAACTAGAGGAAATAAATATAATTAAAGAAAAATTCGAAGATTCTTTTTCATCTTTTGTTAAAATAAATAATAATATTGTACGTTTACCTTTTATTGGAGAACATAATATTAAAAATTTTTATTATTGCTATGAAATTGCTAAAACTTTTATAGATGATGAAATGTTGTTAATTGAAAATATTAATAATATAGAGTTACCAGAAGGTAGAGCAAATATAAAGGTTATTAAAAATGAATATTTTAATAACTTAGTTTTTATAGAAGATTGTTATAATTCTAATCCAGATTCTCTTAAGATATTTCTAAATTGGATTTTCAGTAATTATAAGAATTTTTATAAAATAATTGTATTAGGTGATATGCTTGAACTTGGAGAAAAATCTGAAAAATTTCATAAAAAATTTTTATTAGATATTTTATTTAGAAAAAATTCCTTAATTTTTTATGTGGGGGAAATGTTTTTTAAGATATTTATAAAAAATGAAAAAGTTTTCAATAGTTTATCTTTTATAAAAAAGTTTAATTTAGAAAAAAACAAAAAAATTATTATAAAAAATAACAAGATAATTGGTAGCTATTTTGCTTTTTTTAATAAAGTTGATGATTTTATTAATTTTTTTAATATTTTTATTAATGATAATAAGGACTTTTTAAATTTAATAAATAGTGAAAGAATGAAAAAATTATTTTTTATTAAAGGTTCGCATGGTATTAATTTAAAAAAATTTATTACTGAAATATATTTTAATTAA
- the murE gene encoding UDP-N-acetylmuramyl-tripeptide synthetase, with protein sequence MTNFSFKIKKNKNLLFNKFVCYLNKNIEKIKVIDKNFYFSAHNIKNQNIFINRDYIFHDTRKLYSSNNDNFIEKEEFFKKNKIKINKIFVFIKGNRFNPYDEFEKIFSLSDILILDFNEEILYKNKRYKSFIAFIKEYFSIDCNNISELLKSNESSKENKLIDINKIFINCNNTKLLYNFLVKFINYFIDEKKFIIGVTGTDGKTSTVNITRQLFNFYNKNSSSIGTLGVNECEKDINFIFSTPTSPEIWDLFEIISNLNQSKNIFMEVTSIGSELFRFHSIYFDGLVFTNMTSDHLDFHKTLENYYNAKLKIIDILSISNKKNKFVLANIDDRNFYLVRDYVKKYNSIKLYTYGYSKDADFNIEKISSLRGVTEYKIKFFNKFFITIKTSLIGKFNGYNIITSIALYFLKYRKIKNINNKFFNFYIKGRLEKINFKSNDIYVDYAHTSNSLYTSINVLKDENYNYILTVFGCGGDRDKSKRPEMGKIAYENSNLVIITSDNPRNENPSEIINEIIDGIDDIKSFKIKGNDILNEFDAELDNIFYKFDKEKVEFIIKRLKNNEKVVIIEEDRRKAIFICSYLLGFLEYSAGLIAGKGHEDYQEIKGIKYHFSDQEEVCKFIKLLE encoded by the coding sequence TTGACAAATTTTAGTTTTAAAATAAAAAAAAATAAAAATTTACTTTTTAATAAATTTGTTTGTTATTTAAATAAAAATATTGAAAAAATAAAAGTTATTGATAAAAATTTCTATTTTTCAGCACATAATATAAAAAATCAAAATATATTTATAAATAGAGATTATATTTTTCACGACACAAGGAAATTATATAGTTCAAATAATGACAATTTTATTGAAAAAGAAGAATTTTTTAAAAAAAATAAAATCAAAATTAACAAAATATTTGTTTTTATAAAAGGAAATAGATTTAATCCTTATGATGAATTTGAGAAGATTTTTAGTTTATCTGATATTTTAATTCTAGATTTTAATGAAGAAATATTATATAAAAACAAAAGATATAAGTCGTTTATAGCTTTTATTAAAGAATATTTTTCTATTGATTGTAATAATATTTCTGAATTATTAAAGTCAAATGAATCATCAAAAGAGAATAAGTTAATTGATATTAATAAAATATTTATAAATTGCAATAATACTAAACTTTTATATAATTTTTTAGTAAAATTTATTAATTACTTTATAGATGAAAAAAAATTTATAATAGGGGTTACTGGAACTGATGGAAAAACATCAACAGTTAATATAACAAGACAACTTTTTAATTTTTATAATAAAAATAGTTCATCAATTGGTACATTAGGAGTTAATGAATGTGAAAAAGATATAAATTTTATTTTCTCAACTCCTACTAGTCCAGAGATTTGGGATTTATTTGAAATAATTTCAAATTTGAATCAATCTAAGAATATTTTTATGGAAGTTACTTCAATAGGCTCTGAACTATTTAGGTTTCATTCTATTTATTTTGATGGCCTTGTTTTTACCAATATGACTTCAGATCATCTTGATTTTCATAAAACTCTTGAGAATTATTATAATGCAAAACTAAAGATAATTGATATTTTAAGTATTTCAAATAAAAAAAATAAATTTGTTCTTGCGAATATTGATGATAGAAATTTTTATCTAGTAAGAGATTATGTTAAAAAATATAATAGTATTAAGCTTTATACATATGGCTATAGTAAAGATGCTGATTTTAATATAGAAAAAATATCTTCATTAAGAGGTGTTACTGAATATAAAATTAAATTTTTCAATAAATTTTTTATTACTATAAAAACAAGCTTAATTGGAAAATTTAATGGTTACAATATTATTACCTCAATCGCTTTATATTTTCTAAAATATAGAAAAATAAAAAATATTAATAATAAATTTTTTAATTTTTACATCAAAGGAAGACTTGAAAAGATAAATTTTAAATCTAACGATATATATGTTGATTATGCTCACACTTCTAACTCTCTATATACTTCAATTAATGTTTTAAAAGATGAAAATTATAATTATATTTTAACAGTTTTTGGTTGTGGGGGTGATAGAGATAAATCTAAGAGGCCAGAAATGGGAAAGATAGCTTATGAAAATTCTAATTTAGTAATAATTACATCTGATAATCCAAGAAACGAGAATCCTTCTGAAATAATAAATGAAATAATAGATGGTATTGATGATATAAAATCTTTTAAAATTAAAGGAAATGATATTTTGAATGAATTTGATGCTGAATTAGATAACATATTTTATAAATTTGACAAAGAAAAGGTTGAATTTATAATAAAAAGATTAAAAAATAATGAAAAAGTTGTAATTATTGAGGAAGATAGAAGAAAGGCTATTTTTATATGCTCATATTTACTAGGATTTTTAGAATATTCTGCTGGCTTAATTGCTGGAAAAGGGCATGAAGACTACCAGGAAATTAAGGGTATAAAATACCACTTTTCAGATCAAGAAGAAGTTTGTAAATTTATTAAATTATTAGAATAG
- the rsmH gene encoding 16S rRNA (cytosine(1402)-N(4))-methyltransferase RsmH: MDWHKPVLINKIIENINIDAIKGEIYILDACFGEGGYSKILLEKFPNIKIIGIEQDEEVFSIAQKNMKIYEDRVFLFNDNFVKIPEILNKLDLNFVSFSIFDLGISMYHIKESKKGITFLEDQILDMRLSKYAKIPAYEIINKFTEKELSDIFYKYGEERYSRKIAHFIVEERKKIKIMKTSQLENIVKKAVGFKRNYKINPATRVFQALRIYVNNELENLEKVLSFIPDRTILKGRIFILSYHSLEDRIVKKKFLDLEKEGYFVKVFKKPILADSEEIKLNPSSRSAKLRIYEKIKMLQGINYENH; encoded by the coding sequence ATGGATTGGCATAAGCCTGTATTAATTAATAAAATAATTGAAAACATAAATATAGATGCTATAAAAGGTGAAATTTATATCCTTGATGCTTGCTTTGGAGAGGGAGGTTATAGTAAAATTCTACTTGAAAAGTTCCCGAATATTAAAATAATAGGTATAGAACAAGATGAGGAAGTTTTTTCAATAGCACAAAAAAATATGAAGATATATGAAGACAGAGTTTTTTTGTTTAATGATAACTTTGTAAAAATACCTGAAATTTTAAATAAATTGGATTTAAATTTTGTTTCTTTCTCTATATTTGATCTTGGAATATCAATGTATCATATTAAAGAATCAAAAAAAGGTATTACTTTTTTAGAAGATCAAATTCTTGATATGAGATTATCAAAATATGCTAAAATCCCAGCATATGAAATTATAAATAAATTTACTGAAAAAGAACTTTCTGATATTTTTTATAAATATGGAGAAGAAAGATACTCAAGAAAGATCGCTCATTTTATTGTTGAAGAAAGAAAAAAAATTAAAATAATGAAAACTTCCCAGTTAGAAAATATAGTTAAAAAAGCTGTAGGTTTTAAGAGAAATTATAAAATAAACCCAGCGACTAGAGTTTTTCAAGCATTAAGAATATATGTAAATAATGAACTTGAAAACTTAGAAAAAGTTTTATCTTTTATTCCTGATAGGACGATATTAAAAGGTAGAATATTTATATTAAGCTATCATTCTCTTGAGGATAGGATTGTTAAGAAGAAATTTCTAGATCTTGAAAAGGAAGGATATTTTGTTAAAGTTTTTAAGAAACCGATATTAGCTGATTCTGAGGAAATAAAGCTTAATCCATCTTCAAGATCTGCAAAATTGAGGATTTATGAAAAAATAAAGATGTTACAAGGGATTAACTATGAAAATCATTAA
- the mraZ gene encoding division/cell wall cluster transcriptional repressor MraZ produces MEKKFYGEYFCSLDEKSRIILPSTFRNQDGEGDSSNIDSGKERWVITRGFEKCLLLYPEGNWEEVIKKFSENLLYKNKEDRLFMRFFIFPAKNIELDKQGRFTIPKPLLNYAGIVKDVVLLGAIQKIEIWSLENWEGLFKYSGDQIESLSKNIRDFDF; encoded by the coding sequence GTGGAAAAAAAATTTTATGGAGAATATTTTTGTTCACTTGATGAAAAGTCAAGAATCATATTACCATCCACTTTTAGAAATCAAGATGGGGAGGGGGATTCTTCAAATATTGATTCCGGCAAAGAAAGATGGGTAATAACTAGAGGTTTTGAAAAATGTTTACTTTTATATCCAGAGGGAAATTGGGAAGAGGTCATTAAAAAATTTAGTGAAAATCTTCTTTATAAAAATAAGGAAGATAGGCTTTTTATGAGGTTTTTTATTTTTCCTGCAAAAAATATTGAGCTTGATAAACAGGGAAGATTTACTATTCCAAAACCTCTTTTAAATTATGCTGGAATCGTCAAAGATGTAGTTTTACTTGGTGCAATTCAGAAAATTGAAATCTGGTCTCTGGAAAATTGGGAGGGGTTGTTTAAATATTCTGGGGACCAGATAGAATCCCTGTCAAAGAACATTAGAGATTTTGATTTTTAA
- a CDS encoding undecaprenyl-diphosphate phosphatase has protein sequence MEILKSIFFSLVQSLTEFLPVSSSGHLLFFKNILNFEEYGIFYDIVLHAGSLVAIIFFFYKEIKELILNTIIELKDSIKKDKNEKLDIKNKKYNIQKFYIKINETFNKKNTKILTFSIISTFVTFTFYIIFKKIFDYLIENPKILPFTFLITAILIFLSYLFSKNYKNESFLNINNKTYFFPLIIGFVQGIAILPGVSRSGSTISMALILKTNKNEAFFYSFLLSIYAIGGSFLFSLLELKGFELIVKSPSIYIYGFFFSFIFSFLTLKLLKFLINKNIYFYFSIYVLILSFFSFLRFYF, from the coding sequence ATGGAGATTTTAAAATCGATATTTTTCTCTTTAGTTCAATCACTGACCGAATTTTTACCTGTATCATCTTCAGGGCACCTTTTGTTTTTTAAAAATATTTTAAATTTTGAAGAATATGGAATTTTTTATGATATTGTTTTGCACGCAGGTTCTCTTGTAGCTATTATATTTTTCTTTTACAAAGAAATAAAAGAATTAATATTAAATACTATAATAGAGTTGAAAGATTCTATAAAAAAAGATAAAAATGAAAAATTAGACATTAAAAACAAAAAATATAATATCCAAAAATTTTATATAAAGATAAATGAAACTTTTAATAAAAAAAATACAAAAATTCTTACTTTTTCAATTATTTCAACTTTTGTTACCTTTACCTTTTACATTATATTTAAAAAAATCTTTGATTATTTAATAGAAAATCCAAAAATTTTACCTTTTACTTTTTTAATAACAGCAATTTTAATATTTTTATCTTATTTATTTTCTAAAAATTATAAAAATGAAAGCTTTTTAAACATAAACAATAAGACATACTTTTTCCCTTTAATTATTGGATTCGTACAAGGTATAGCAATACTTCCCGGAGTTTCGAGATCTGGATCTACAATTTCAATGGCTTTAATTTTAAAAACAAACAAAAATGAGGCCTTCTTTTATTCTTTTTTATTATCCATTTATGCTATTGGGGGGAGTTTTTTATTTTCATTATTAGAATTAAAAGGATTTGAGCTTATAGTAAAATCCCCTTCAATATATATATATGGCTTTTTTTTCAGTTTTATTTTTAGTTTTTTAACACTAAAATTATTAAAATTTCTAATCAATAAAAATATATATTTCTATTTTTCTATTTATGTTTTAATCCTTTCATTTTTTAGTTTTTTAAGATTTTATTTTTAA
- a CDS encoding MBL fold metallo-hydrolase, giving the protein MEVKNNENLKINILNSGSNGNSIIIENCSYNIIIDIGISKRNFLNISKKLKINLNKRNFLFITHFHDDHVKGLPYLIEDIKPIIFISDKNNFLINIENFIKTNKSNKCAEKLLQFTKKNYIFVFEFNKKNLLKNINNFYFIPIQTYHDDNKSSCFFFNIEGVNIFYLTDTGKIDSQMHNLGFISDLIFLESNYDENMLINGTYPINLKKRIISDFGHLSNKQSIEFIKYLLNMNFINLNKNNINNNKNNNNSINIKNIDTIKEFNYKTFLLCHISENNNNIESIKKEILENLDIYENINNLNYKNNKFEINIIERNKYYSFYYKKNEKKITDFLVFND; this is encoded by the coding sequence ATGGAAGTTAAAAATAATGAAAATTTAAAAATTAATATTTTAAATTCTGGATCAAATGGAAATTCAATTATAATTGAAAATTGCTCATACAATATTATTATTGATATTGGAATCTCAAAAAGAAATTTTTTAAATATATCAAAAAAACTAAAAATAAATTTAAATAAAAGAAATTTTTTATTTATTACACATTTTCATGATGATCATGTAAAAGGACTTCCTTATTTAATAGAAGATATAAAACCTATAATATTCATTTCTGATAAAAACAATTTTTTAATTAATATAGAAAATTTTATTAAAACTAACAAAAGCAACAAATGTGCAGAAAAATTATTACAATTTACAAAAAAAAATTACATATTTGTTTTTGAATTTAATAAAAAAAATTTATTAAAAAATATTAACAATTTTTATTTTATTCCAATTCAAACATATCATGATGACAATAAATCTTCATGTTTCTTTTTTAATATTGAAGGAGTAAATATTTTTTACCTTACTGATACTGGTAAAATAGACAGTCAAATGCACAATCTTGGTTTTATTTCAGATTTAATATTTTTAGAATCAAACTATGATGAAAATATGCTAATTAATGGAACATACCCTATAAACCTTAAGAAAAGAATAATTTCAGATTTTGGTCACCTTTCTAATAAACAATCTATTGAATTTATTAAATATTTACTAAACATGAATTTTATTAATTTAAATAAAAATAATATTAATAACAACAAAAATAATAATAATTCAATAAATATTAAAAATATAGATACAATAAAAGAATTCAATTACAAAACTTTTTTATTGTGTCACATAAGTGAAAATAATAATAATATTGAGAGTATAAAAAAAGAAATTTTGGAAAATCTTGATATTTATGAAAATATAAACAATTTAAATTATAAAAACAACAAATTTGAAATTAATATTATAGAAAGAAATAAATATTATTCTTTTTATTATAAAAAAAATGAAAAAAAAATAACAGATTTTTTAGTTTTTAATGACTAA
- a CDS encoding methyltransferase domain-containing protein, with amino-acid sequence MEKLNEDIYMRNNIRENERMEIKNCPFCGSERKKLFLNLDKFYYVKCQNCNLVFQELQPEFEHLKNRYDEKYFEYEIKNHQNFHHLQRLTLKDIDFENRFAPLKGKKVLDIGSATGLLLRYFKDLGMEELGIELCKESAEFAKTNFEVNVINDTLENAKLPSNYYDIIHFSHLIEHLKDPMSFLFEVKRILKPGGSIIITTPRLDSPAFYIYKKSWRSAIPDHLVLFTKKTIINMLKKTGFNPYFQESWGFIPVGFKYKKIKKLVDVLAKKFNFGDVMCIVAEKIDN; translated from the coding sequence ATGGAAAAGCTTAATGAAGATATTTATATGAGGAATAATATAAGAGAAAATGAAAGAATGGAGATTAAAAATTGTCCTTTTTGTGGATCTGAAAGAAAGAAACTTTTTTTAAATCTTGATAAATTTTATTATGTAAAATGCCAGAATTGCAACCTTGTTTTTCAAGAATTGCAACCAGAATTTGAACACTTAAAAAATAGATATGATGAAAAATATTTTGAATATGAGATTAAAAATCATCAGAATTTTCATCATTTACAAAGATTGACTCTTAAAGATATTGATTTTGAAAATAGATTTGCTCCATTAAAAGGAAAAAAGGTTTTAGATATTGGAAGTGCTACTGGTTTACTTTTAAGATATTTTAAAGATCTTGGTATGGAAGAACTAGGCATTGAGTTATGTAAAGAATCAGCTGAATTTGCTAAAACGAATTTTGAAGTAAATGTTATCAATGATACTCTTGAAAATGCTAAGCTACCATCTAATTATTATGATATAATACATTTTTCACATTTAATAGAACATTTAAAAGATCCTATGTCTTTTTTGTTTGAAGTAAAAAGAATATTAAAACCTGGAGGTTCAATAATTATTACTACTCCAAGATTAGATTCTCCTGCATTTTATATATACAAAAAAAGTTGGAGATCTGCAATTCCAGATCATTTAGTATTATTTACAAAAAAAACAATTATTAATATGTTAAAAAAAACTGGCTTTAATCCATATTTTCAAGAATCATGGGGATTTATACCTGTTGGATTTAAATATAAAAAAATAAAAAAGTTGGTAGATGTTTTAGCAAAAAAATTTAATTTTGGCGATGTTATGTGTATAGTTGCTGAAAAAATTGATAATTGA
- a CDS encoding tetratricopeptide repeat protein, with protein sequence MEKLYILHKNTIFRYKYRGKIVMLLLFFFFIYNFLIASPLESFNKGLLAYNEKNYMKAIEFFLNSISENPNYYDAIFYLGLSYYNLKNFNLSLEYFLKAEKLVSTDHLLLYYIALTYSNTGNFEKAFSYINKIKKLKPTFLDVYYLEADIYYKQGYLPQALNIYNNILKDYPNDWKTYLLLYKFYYNTGSKNFAVNFLQKAINLAPYEEEIYEELINFFWEKADYQNAYFYLQTLYKINPENEIAMEYEGKLAKFNGNLQRSIEIFEYLIKKDPQNLDYIWPLIDLYINNKLFDKAIDVIQQSLNVYKGDELLSNVLREILIDNRELNINLRKEISKDVFKWGQYFYRSGYVNQGEFFIKVATLLEPSNLDYRNFYLNILKTKNLIFEQLEQYILLEAFGIQTFQKNKEILQKYIKNMIESKYNLSPDSEVFTKTKINLGIFLYIKDDIKYDEFQLTYLQKYIYDIIKLYAKNFNIIFVNGKFNSLESLSKYALQNKIELGMIFEVYNLIEDVDINFKIINTSNLQTMFSKRIYYKSEFALLDNIYYFYTLINELIPLRAEIIKVEGNEAIINVGYENGIKKGDKVIILNNKELKLKDKEFSFLYDNNNIQANGEIIEVSQKASRIKFEKTGIYSKILNGYFVVIKKQ encoded by the coding sequence ATGGAAAAATTATATATTCTTCATAAGAATACTATTTTTAGATATAAATACAGAGGAAAAATTGTTATGCTATTATTGTTCTTTTTTTTTATATATAATTTTTTAATTGCTTCGCCTTTGGAATCTTTTAATAAAGGTTTACTAGCATATAATGAAAAAAATTATATGAAAGCTATTGAGTTTTTCTTAAATTCAATTTCTGAAAACCCAAACTATTATGATGCTATTTTTTATCTAGGTTTGTCTTATTATAATTTAAAAAATTTTAATTTAAGTCTAGAATATTTTCTCAAAGCTGAAAAACTTGTATCTACTGATCATCTATTGCTTTATTATATTGCCTTAACATATTCAAATACAGGTAATTTTGAAAAAGCTTTTAGTTATATTAACAAAATTAAAAAATTAAAACCTACTTTTCTTGATGTTTATTATCTTGAAGCAGATATATACTATAAACAGGGATATCTTCCTCAAGCTTTGAATATATATAATAATATATTAAAAGATTACCCAAATGATTGGAAAACTTATTTATTACTTTATAAATTTTATTACAATACTGGCTCAAAAAATTTTGCTGTAAATTTTTTGCAAAAAGCTATTAATCTTGCCCCTTATGAAGAAGAGATATATGAAGAACTTATAAATTTTTTTTGGGAGAAAGCAGACTACCAGAATGCTTATTTCTATCTTCAAACTTTATATAAAATTAATCCAGAAAATGAAATTGCTATGGAATATGAGGGGAAACTTGCTAAATTTAATGGAAATTTACAAAGAAGTATAGAAATATTTGAATATCTTATAAAAAAAGATCCACAAAATCTTGATTATATATGGCCTTTAATAGATCTTTATATCAATAATAAATTGTTTGATAAAGCAATTGATGTAATTCAACAGAGTCTTAATGTTTATAAAGGTGATGAGTTACTTTCTAATGTTTTAAGGGAGATACTTATTGATAACAGAGAACTAAACATAAATTTAAGGAAAGAGATTTCAAAAGATGTTTTTAAATGGGGACAATATTTTTATAGAAGTGGTTACGTAAATCAGGGAGAATTTTTTATTAAAGTTGCTACATTACTTGAGCCTTCAAATCTAGATTATAGAAATTTTTATTTAAATATTTTAAAAACAAAAAACTTAATATTTGAGCAACTTGAACAGTATATTTTATTAGAAGCTTTTGGAATTCAAACCTTTCAAAAAAATAAAGAAATTCTCCAAAAATATATTAAAAATATGATTGAATCCAAATATAATTTAAGTCCTGATAGTGAAGTATTTACTAAAACAAAAATAAATTTAGGAATATTTTTGTATATTAAAGATGACATTAAGTATGATGAATTTCAACTTACATATTTACAGAAATACATTTATGATATTATAAAATTATATGCAAAGAATTTTAATATTATTTTTGTAAATGGTAAATTTAATTCTTTAGAATCATTATCAAAATATGCACTTCAAAATAAAATTGAACTTGGTATGATTTTTGAAGTATATAATTTAATAGAGGATGTTGACATTAATTTTAAGATAATTAATACTTCAAACCTTCAAACAATGTTTTCAAAGAGAATTTATTATAAGAGTGAGTTTGCTTTGCTTGATAATATATATTATTTTTATACTTTAATAAATGAACTTATACCTTTAAGAGCAGAGATTATAAAAGTTGAAGGGAATGAGGCTATTATTAATGTTGGATATGAAAATGGGATAAAGAAAGGAGATAAAGTAATAATATTAAACAACAAAGAGTTGAAATTAAAAGATAAAGAATTTTCTTTTTTATATGATAATAATAATATTCAAGCGAATGGAGAAATAATAGAAGTATCTCAGAAAGCTTCAAGAATTAAATTTGAGAAAACTGGAATATATTCGAAAATTTTAAATGGATACTTTGTTGTTATTAAAAAACAGTAA
- a CDS encoding PEGA domain-containing protein, with protein MKKIKFFIFIFLLSLSSLMFAQSFTQVNVTITANVTAQVYLNGQYRGNTPLTLTLQVGRYSLKLVANGYQTLETSIEVKQTGSNTFNFNLIPISQPVQTPQPQPQQTGYGTLIVTADYPSYVYINNVRYGETPFNKSVAAGTYTLVVEPKDKKYPAQTRTITIIANQTTSVTIQFVVAQKYSITIETNVSCEVYINGQIVGNTPININLEEGTYNLRLVPRVSGYQEMTTTINVNSNNRFYFTLQQSTFNIGISTNVQCDVYINGRLVGTSPLNISLTSGTYSLRLVPKVAGYQELNTSFTVTQNNNFVFTLEAIKVAIKINLPPSAQLYINGEKINWNAKDNIIYLAPGKYKIKITYHDFVIEKEITIEMGKSISISLIMDMVISY; from the coding sequence ATGAAAAAAATAAAATTTTTTATCTTTATTTTTCTATTATCTCTTTCCAGTTTAATGTTTGCACAAAGTTTTACTCAGGTTAATGTTACTATTACAGCTAATGTTACAGCTCAAGTTTACTTAAATGGACAATATAGAGGAAATACCCCCTTAACTCTAACACTTCAAGTAGGAAGATATTCATTAAAACTTGTTGCAAATGGTTATCAAACCCTTGAAACTTCTATTGAAGTTAAACAAACAGGTTCAAATACTTTTAATTTTAATCTTATTCCAATTTCTCAACCAGTACAAACTCCACAGCCACAACCTCAACAAACTGGTTATGGAACTCTAATTGTAACAGCTGATTATCCATCTTATGTTTACATAAATAATGTAAGATATGGTGAAACTCCTTTTAACAAATCTGTTGCTGCAGGAACATATACACTTGTTGTAGAACCAAAAGATAAAAAGTATCCTGCACAAACTAGAACTATAACTATAATAGCTAATCAAACGACATCAGTTACAATTCAGTTTGTTGTAGCTCAAAAATACTCCATTACAATTGAAACAAATGTGTCATGTGAAGTTTATATTAATGGGCAAATTGTTGGAAATACTCCTATCAATATAAATCTTGAAGAGGGAACCTATAACTTAAGACTTGTACCAAGGGTATCTGGCTATCAAGAAATGACAACTACCATAAATGTAAATTCAAACAATAGATTTTATTTTACATTACAACAATCAACCTTTAATATTGGTATAAGCACTAATGTTCAATGCGATGTTTATATTAATGGTAGACTTGTAGGTACATCACCATTAAATATAAGCTTAACTAGTGGAACATATTCTTTAAGATTAGTTCCTAAAGTTGCTGGTTATCAAGAACTAAATACTTCATTTACAGTTACCCAAAACAATAATTTTGTATTTACTTTAGAAGCTATTAAAGTTGCTATTAAAATAAATTTGCCACCTTCAGCTCAATTATATATTAATGGAGAAAAAATTAATTGGAATGCAAAAGATAATATTATTTATTTAGCTCCTGGTAAATATAAAATTAAAATTACTTATCATGACTTTGTTATAGAAAAAGAAATTACCATTGAGATGGGGAAATCAATTAGTATAAGCTTAATAATGGATATGGTAATTTCATATTAA